The Streptococcus pantholopis genome has a segment encoding these proteins:
- a CDS encoding ABC transporter ATP-binding protein, producing MLIETKNLTKTYGDKTVVKRLNLTVPKGSLVAYLGTNGAGKSTTIKMLTGLLKPSSGEVRLAPGIKMGMVFQDSVLDDELTVKANLYNRAGLYKQMDKRWLTDLLDLTGLNGFLGQKYGTLSGGQRRRADIARALLNKPDLLFLDEPTTGLDIQTRQMIWNLLYRLKKEQGLTIFLTTHYLEEAENAELTYIIEQGQVLAQGTAMDLKKKYAKNKLYLVPRANQLLENFSYPLIETELGFLAEGLTAQEAIAVLSRYREALTTFEFKPGTVNDAFIAITGKEID from the coding sequence ATGCTTATTGAGACGAAGAACTTAACAAAAACATACGGGGACAAAACGGTTGTTAAGCGATTAAATCTAACTGTTCCTAAAGGAAGTTTGGTTGCCTATCTGGGTACTAACGGTGCCGGAAAATCCACTACGATTAAGATGCTGACAGGTCTATTAAAACCAAGCTCTGGAGAAGTGCGGCTGGCACCCGGAATCAAAATGGGGATGGTTTTTCAAGACAGTGTTCTGGATGATGAGCTGACTGTCAAAGCCAATCTTTATAATCGGGCCGGGCTTTATAAGCAAATGGATAAGAGATGGCTGACCGATTTGCTGGATTTGACAGGACTGAATGGTTTTCTCGGCCAGAAGTACGGGACGCTTTCCGGAGGGCAGCGCAGACGGGCTGACATTGCCCGTGCACTGCTCAATAAACCGGATCTACTCTTTCTTGACGAGCCGACAACAGGGCTGGATATTCAGACGCGGCAGATGATTTGGAACTTGCTTTATCGTTTGAAAAAAGAACAGGGGCTGACGATTTTCTTAACCACCCATTATTTGGAAGAAGCTGAAAATGCAGAATTAACCTACATTATTGAGCAAGGACAGGTTCTTGCTCAGGGGACAGCCATGGATTTGAAAAAGAAATATGCCAAGAATAAACTGTACTTAGTACCTAGAGCAAATCAGCTGTTAGAGAATTTTTCTTATCCCTTAATCGAGACAGAACTTGGTTTTTTAGCGGAAGGTTTGACCGCTCAGGAAGCGATTGCTGTTCTCAGTCGTTACCGAGAGGCTTTAACTACGTTTGAATTTAAGCCGGGCACCGTTAATGATGCTTTTATCGCGATCACAGGAAAGGAGATTGACTGA
- a CDS encoding CTP synthase: MTKYIFVTGGVVSSIGKGIVAASLGRLLKNRGLKVTIQKFDPYINIDPGTMSPYQHGEVYVTDDGAETDLDLGHYERFIDINLNKYSNVTTGKIYDEVLRKERRGEYLGATVQVIPHITNALKEKIKRAAATTDSDVIITEVGGTVGDIESLPFLEALRQMKADVGSDNVMYIHTTLLPYLKAAGEMKTKPTQHSVKELRGLGIQPNMLVIRTEKPAEQSIKNKLAQFCDVAPEAVIESLDVEHIYQIPLNMQAQNMDQIVCDHLKLNVPPADMTAWSAMVDKVLTLKETTKIALVGKYVELPDAYLSVVEALKHSGYVNDSAIDLKWINANDLTSENVADALGDADGVIVPGGFGHRGTEGKIAAIQYARENDLPMLGICLGMQLTCVEYARHVLNLEGANSTELDPDTKYPVIDIMRDQIDIEDMGGTLRLGLYPCKLKPGSKAAAAYHSQEVVQRRHRHRYEFNTKFREQFEAAGFVFSGVSPDNRLMEVVELPEKKFFVAAQYHPELQSRPNRAEELYTAFVTAAVENKQAR; the protein is encoded by the coding sequence ATGACAAAGTATATTTTTGTAACCGGCGGTGTGGTTTCTTCAATCGGTAAAGGCATTGTTGCGGCCAGTCTGGGACGTTTACTAAAGAATCGCGGTCTGAAAGTCACAATTCAAAAATTTGACCCTTATATTAATATAGATCCTGGGACAATGAGCCCTTACCAGCACGGGGAAGTTTATGTGACAGATGACGGTGCTGAAACTGACCTTGACTTGGGGCATTATGAGCGTTTTATCGATATTAATTTAAATAAGTACTCCAATGTCACAACAGGGAAAATTTACGATGAGGTCTTACGAAAAGAACGGCGCGGAGAATATCTTGGAGCGACTGTTCAGGTCATTCCCCATATTACCAATGCCTTAAAAGAGAAGATAAAACGTGCTGCTGCGACTACTGACTCCGATGTGATTATTACTGAGGTTGGCGGTACGGTAGGGGACATTGAAAGCCTGCCTTTTCTGGAAGCCCTGCGCCAAATGAAAGCTGATGTCGGCTCAGATAATGTCATGTATATTCACACCACCTTGCTGCCTTATTTGAAAGCAGCCGGGGAAATGAAAACCAAACCGACTCAGCACTCAGTCAAAGAGCTGCGCGGTTTAGGCATCCAGCCGAACATGCTGGTGATTCGGACAGAAAAACCGGCTGAACAGTCCATTAAAAATAAGCTGGCACAGTTTTGCGATGTAGCGCCTGAAGCTGTTATCGAATCACTTGACGTAGAACATATCTATCAGATACCGCTCAATATGCAGGCGCAGAATATGGATCAGATTGTCTGTGACCATTTAAAACTGAATGTTCCGCCTGCAGATATGACTGCTTGGTCGGCAATGGTTGATAAGGTTTTGACACTTAAAGAGACAACTAAGATTGCTCTGGTCGGCAAATATGTTGAGCTGCCGGATGCTTACCTTTCCGTTGTTGAAGCCTTGAAACATTCAGGTTATGTTAACGATTCGGCAATTGATTTGAAATGGATTAATGCTAATGATCTAACGTCCGAAAATGTAGCTGATGCCCTTGGCGATGCTGACGGTGTCATTGTTCCCGGCGGCTTTGGCCATCGCGGAACAGAAGGAAAGATTGCTGCCATCCAGTATGCCCGTGAAAACGACCTCCCTATGCTGGGGATTTGTTTGGGAATGCAGCTGACTTGTGTTGAATATGCCCGGCATGTTCTTAATCTTGAAGGAGCCAATTCAACTGAGCTTGACCCTGATACTAAATACCCTGTTATTGATATCATGCGTGACCAGATTGATATTGAAGATATGGGGGGGACGCTGCGTCTGGGCCTTTATCCATGTAAGCTCAAGCCCGGCAGCAAAGCAGCAGCTGCATATCATAGTCAAGAAGTTGTACAGCGGCGTCACCGCCACCGTTATGAATTTAACACTAAATTCCGTGAACAGTTTGAAGCAGCAGGCTTTGTCTTTTCAGGGGTATCGCCGGACAACCGTCTAATGGAAGTTGTTGAACTGCCGGAGAAGAAATTCTTTGTGGCGGCTCAGTACCATCCTGAGCTGCAAAGCCGGCCTAACCGCGCTGAGGAACTTTACACTGCCTTTGTGACTGCGGCTGTAGAGAATAAACAAGCCCGGTAG